The following proteins come from a genomic window of Gemmatimonadaceae bacterium:
- a CDS encoding ArsC/Spx/MgsR family protein, producing MRHTRHGVVGEGFVAGRPLGEESEIVEVQIFGIKKNADTRKALRFFSERRVKTHFVDFKERAASLGELKRFAQKFGIPALIDETSARFAELGLRHSRLSDTRWLELLVDEPLVLRMPMVRSGNSLTIGLAEDSWKAWLSKP from the coding sequence ATGCGTCACACGCGACACGGCGTTGTCGGTGAAGGGTTTGTTGCCGGCCGCCCTCTTGGCGAGGAAAGCGAGATCGTGGAAGTGCAGATCTTTGGCATCAAGAAGAACGCGGATACCCGCAAGGCGCTGCGGTTCTTTTCGGAGCGACGAGTGAAGACCCATTTCGTCGATTTCAAGGAGCGGGCGGCGTCGCTCGGCGAACTGAAGCGATTCGCGCAGAAGTTTGGGATTCCGGCCCTGATCGATGAGACCAGCGCGCGCTTTGCCGAACTTGGGCTACGCCACAGCCGGTTGAGCGACACCCGATGGCTGGAACTGCTCGTGGATGAGCCACTGGTTCTTCGAATGCCCATGGTTCGATCCGGAAATTCGCTGACCATCGGACTTGCGGAGGACAGCTGGAAGGCCTGGCTCTCGAAACCGTGA
- the murB gene encoding UDP-N-acetylmuramate dehydrogenase, protein MPLTSLALEQCVARLGAARVRRNVPLAPFTTFRIGGPADLFFEATTADELADAVTVARALDIPVFLLGLGANILVGDLGFRGLVIRNRANHWDFSADGRVWSETGTVMATLIQEAVTRGWSGLEHYVGIPSTVGGAIWQNLHFLSPAPDRARTIFIAEVFESAELLEFHGTRRTVSRDEMRFGYDTSRLHDGGEIALTVTLQLSPGKPAAMQTVMQENLSWRGARHPWLDLYPSAGSIFKKIEGQGAGRLIDQAGLKGYRHGEAQISHIHANIIVNLGGATAKQVRELIAIAQTAVFKQFGVHLDAEIGFVGEF, encoded by the coding sequence ATGCCTCTCACGTCTCTCGCCCTCGAGCAGTGCGTCGCCCGTCTTGGTGCGGCGCGCGTCCGCCGAAATGTACCGCTGGCGCCGTTCACGACGTTTCGGATCGGCGGTCCCGCAGACCTGTTCTTCGAAGCCACAACTGCCGACGAACTGGCCGACGCGGTCACCGTGGCCAGAGCGCTCGACATTCCGGTCTTCCTACTTGGCCTGGGCGCCAATATCCTCGTCGGCGACCTGGGGTTCCGTGGTCTCGTGATCCGCAACCGCGCGAATCATTGGGATTTTTCTGCCGATGGTCGAGTGTGGTCCGAGACGGGGACGGTGATGGCAACGTTGATCCAGGAGGCCGTCACGCGTGGATGGAGCGGTCTCGAGCACTATGTGGGCATTCCCAGCACCGTCGGCGGCGCGATCTGGCAGAACCTCCACTTTCTATCCCCAGCCCCTGACCGTGCCCGCACGATATTCATCGCGGAGGTATTCGAGTCCGCCGAGTTACTGGAGTTCCACGGTACCCGCCGCACCGTCAGCCGGGACGAGATGCGCTTTGGCTACGACACGAGCCGCTTGCATGACGGCGGCGAGATTGCACTCACGGTGACGCTGCAGCTCTCGCCCGGCAAGCCGGCGGCCATGCAGACCGTCATGCAGGAGAACCTGAGTTGGCGTGGCGCTCGCCATCCGTGGCTCGACCTATATCCCAGCGCCGGGTCCATTTTCAAGAAGATCGAGGGCCAGGGGGCCGGCCGCTTGATTGATCAGGCGGGGCTGAAAGGCTACCGCCACGGCGAAGCTCAGATCTCGCATATCCACGCGAACATCATCGTCAACCTTGGCGGGGCCACGGCCAAACAGGTACGTGAGTTGATCGCGATCGCCCAGACGGCAGTTTTCAAGCAGTTCGGGGTTCATCTGGATGCGGAGATCGGATTCGTCGGCGAGTTCTAG
- a CDS encoding pitrilysin family protein: MVNTKETPPVRYPLRLLRGILAIAGGLALAVGTAGAQRAELERSIQRTVLPNGLEVIVVENHGVPLATVEIDVRNGSFTQDWGYEGLSHLYEHMFFRANGDYPEPDEFQERASALGAVFNGSTQEERVNYYLTLPADSLDAGMRLMASALLKPLFRTDELDRERAVVIGEYDRDESQPGFGFQRAMGHALWGAAWSRKDPLGKRASILRTTPDQMREIEHRYYVPNNSALIISGDVNPGAVFAKAARIFGAWPRAGDPFTRWPIPPIPPLRADTGVLVEEPIATAVVMLQWQGPSAGQDPAATYAADVFSDVLNQPGSRFQRDLVDSGIFESLGVNYYTLNHVGPITISGETAPDHVRQAITALERELDAIGRPGYFSAAELEPIKRQRITGTMFGLERASGFAHQLGFWWAVTGLNYYLGYVDAMARETIPDLERYAHKYIIGKPHVRGVLIDHRANAQVRLTAAELSNWGETP, translated from the coding sequence ATGGTGAACACAAAAGAAACACCTCCAGTCAGGTACCCGCTACGGCTGCTCCGTGGAATTCTGGCGATTGCCGGCGGCTTGGCCCTGGCCGTTGGCACAGCGGGCGCGCAGCGTGCCGAACTCGAACGCAGCATTCAACGCACCGTGCTGCCGAACGGGCTCGAGGTGATCGTGGTGGAAAACCACGGCGTTCCCCTGGCAACCGTGGAAATCGACGTTCGGAACGGCTCCTTCACGCAAGATTGGGGCTATGAAGGGCTGTCACACCTCTACGAGCACATGTTCTTCCGGGCGAACGGAGACTACCCCGAACCGGACGAATTCCAGGAACGCGCATCCGCCCTGGGGGCCGTGTTCAACGGTTCCACGCAGGAAGAGCGGGTGAACTACTACCTCACGCTGCCCGCCGATAGCCTCGACGCGGGGATGCGCTTGATGGCGTCGGCTCTCTTGAAGCCGCTGTTTCGCACCGACGAACTGGACCGGGAACGGGCGGTCGTCATTGGAGAGTACGACCGGGATGAGTCCCAGCCAGGGTTTGGATTCCAACGAGCAATGGGGCATGCGTTGTGGGGGGCCGCATGGTCGCGGAAGGATCCCCTGGGCAAGCGAGCCTCAATTCTCCGCACGACGCCGGACCAGATGCGCGAGATCGAACACCGGTACTATGTGCCGAACAATTCCGCGCTGATCATATCCGGCGACGTGAATCCCGGAGCGGTGTTCGCGAAGGCGGCGAGGATCTTCGGTGCCTGGCCGCGCGCCGGGGACCCATTCACCCGGTGGCCGATTCCGCCGATTCCGCCGTTGCGAGCAGATACCGGCGTCCTGGTGGAGGAGCCGATTGCCACGGCGGTGGTGATGCTGCAATGGCAGGGTCCGAGTGCGGGGCAAGACCCGGCAGCAACGTATGCCGCCGACGTATTCTCGGATGTGTTGAACCAGCCGGGGTCCAGATTCCAACGCGACCTCGTGGACAGCGGCATTTTTGAATCATTAGGCGTGAACTACTACACGCTCAACCACGTCGGACCGATCACGATCAGCGGCGAGACAGCGCCGGACCATGTACGGCAGGCAATCACCGCCCTGGAGCGAGAACTCGATGCGATCGGAAGGCCTGGATACTTCTCCGCCGCGGAACTCGAACCGATCAAGCGTCAGCGCATCACGGGGACCATGTTCGGACTCGAGCGCGCCTCCGGATTCGCGCACCAGCTGGGGTTCTGGTGGGCTGTCACAGGCCTGAACTACTACCTGGGCTACGTGGACGCGATGGCCCGCGAGACGATTCCCGATCTGGAGCGATATGCGCACAAGTACATCATCGGGAAGCCCCATGTGCGCGGGGTGCTGATCGACCACCGGGCCAATGCTCAGGTGCGGCTCACGGCGGCGGAGCTCAGTAATTGGGGGGAGACGCCATGA
- a CDS encoding pitrilysin family protein, translating into MLAGLILLCGVPGVGRSQAVRPDTATVSFTVDHVHVILRRNTANDVVAANIYLLGGDRQATPATAGIEALMLAASEGGTGKYPRQALRAITGRLGATIVIQPSADWTTFGLRTLRQAFDSSWAVFADRLVAPRLDSAAVERARQQMLTDAAQSEADPDIAVARLAEGLLYANHPYRMAPGGTTESLGAITPSQVRRYHDSTVVQSRLLVIVVGNVDRGPLTRAIRATLATLPVGTYAWIGPPPLTPSVQRLAVSARVLPTNYILGYYPGPRAGTHDYAALRIATAVLSGRMFAEVRSRQHLAYAVEAPFLERAISAGGLYVTTTDPTAALDAMYFEVRRLQSTLVDREGLHALVGQFITDYFLKNETNADQASFLARAELYDGDYRTAGQFVAELRTVTPEDVQRVAQAYMHGTLFGFVGDTTKAPAELFARF; encoded by the coding sequence GTGCTGGCCGGGCTGATCCTGTTGTGCGGCGTCCCGGGCGTGGGGCGGAGCCAGGCGGTGCGTCCCGACACGGCGACGGTGAGCTTCACCGTGGACCACGTCCATGTCATTCTCCGGCGCAACACCGCGAACGATGTGGTCGCGGCGAACATCTATCTCCTCGGTGGCGACCGCCAGGCAACACCGGCGACGGCCGGGATCGAGGCGCTGATGCTGGCCGCCTCGGAGGGGGGCACCGGGAAGTACCCGAGACAGGCTCTGCGCGCCATCACCGGACGGCTCGGAGCGACGATCGTCATCCAACCATCGGCGGATTGGACAACGTTCGGGCTGCGCACTCTTCGCCAGGCGTTCGACTCGAGCTGGGCAGTGTTTGCCGATCGACTCGTGGCACCACGCCTGGACTCGGCGGCAGTAGAGCGCGCGCGCCAGCAGATGCTCACCGATGCCGCGCAGTCAGAAGCCGATCCGGATATTGCCGTGGCGCGACTGGCCGAAGGGCTGCTCTACGCGAACCATCCGTATCGAATGGCACCCGGCGGAACGACGGAGTCGCTCGGCGCGATCACGCCGTCACAGGTACGGCGATACCACGATTCAACGGTGGTACAATCCCGGCTGTTGGTCATCGTGGTAGGAAACGTGGACCGAGGTCCGCTCACGCGCGCGATACGGGCCACCCTGGCCACGCTGCCCGTAGGCACCTATGCATGGATCGGTCCGCCTCCGCTCACGCCATCGGTTCAGCGCCTCGCGGTTTCCGCACGCGTGCTGCCGACGAACTACATCTTGGGTTACTATCCCGGACCGCGGGCGGGGACCCATGACTATGCGGCACTACGGATCGCGACCGCGGTGCTGAGCGGTCGCATGTTCGCCGAGGTGCGCTCGCGACAACACCTGGCGTACGCCGTGGAAGCGCCATTCCTGGAGCGGGCGATTTCGGCGGGCGGTCTGTACGTGACGACCACCGATCCGACGGCGGCGCTCGACGCGATGTACTTCGAGGTACGGCGCCTGCAGTCGACGCTGGTGGACCGGGAGGGACTCCACGCCCTCGTGGGCCAGTTCATCACCGACTATTTCCTGAAGAACGAAACGAACGCCGACCAAGCATCGTTCCTTGCCCGCGCCGAGCTGTACGACGGTGACTACCGGACGGCCGGCCAATTCGTGGCAGAGCTGCGGACCGTCACGCCTGAGGATGTGCAGCGGGTGGCGCAAGCGTACATGCACGGCACGCTGTTCGGGTTCGTGGGTGACACGACGAAAGCTCCGGCCGAGCTGTTCGCGCGATTCTAG
- the hisIE gene encoding bifunctional phosphoribosyl-AMP cyclohydrolase/phosphoribosyl-ATP diphosphatase HisIE, whose protein sequence is MLDLDSLDFAKGGGMITVVTQDAATGCVLMVAHADREALERTLASGEMHYRSRSRGLWHKGATSGNRQHVVSLTADCDNDAVLALVRPLGPACHTGRMSCFADQQFASDPLGALDRTITQRASSLDDSPSYTQRLFRDRNLRLKKIGEEASEFVLACADQDAEHATTEAADLWYHSLVALHAIGGSLEGILAVLRDRAKPRG, encoded by the coding sequence ATGCTCGATCTTGACAGTCTCGATTTCGCCAAGGGCGGCGGGATGATCACCGTCGTCACACAGGACGCGGCCACCGGCTGCGTGCTCATGGTGGCGCACGCCGATCGCGAAGCGCTCGAACGCACCCTCGCTTCCGGCGAGATGCACTACCGCTCCCGCTCGCGAGGCCTCTGGCACAAGGGCGCCACGAGCGGCAACCGACAGCACGTCGTCTCGCTCACGGCAGACTGCGATAACGACGCGGTACTGGCGCTCGTTCGCCCCCTCGGCCCCGCGTGCCACACCGGCCGGATGTCGTGTTTCGCCGACCAGCAATTCGCGTCCGACCCGCTCGGTGCTCTCGATCGGACGATTACCCAGCGCGCATCATCCCTCGACGACTCGCCGAGCTATACGCAGCGGCTGTTCCGCGACCGGAATCTCCGCCTGAAGAAGATCGGCGAGGAGGCTTCGGAATTCGTGCTCGCGTGTGCCGATCAGGATGCGGAACACGCAACCACCGAGGCCGCCGACCTCTGGTACCACAGCCTCGTCGCCCTCCATGCAATCGGCGGATCGCTCGAAGGAATTCTTGCCGTACTGCGGGACCGCGCCAAGCCCAGGGGCTAG
- the hisN gene encoding histidinol-phosphatase yields the protein MTSPASLLLEAVVDVARIAGSVALAHFRTDLVAETKADGSPVTVADRGAERAARDWITHRFPTDGIVGEELGEERHSAARHWIVDPIDGTKSFIRGVPLWGTLIAVYEGTTVLAGAAYFPVIDELVAASRGEGAWWNGVRCRVSSVSLLAEATVLTTDERFSEHVERRARWRALAEHAALARSWGDCFGYLMVATGRAEVMVDPVLSPWDAAPFIPIITEAGGVFSDWNGSPTNFGGSAIATNRELAVTVRTALGCPVDHLLEEGR from the coding sequence GTGACCTCGCCCGCGTCGTTGCTCCTCGAGGCCGTCGTCGACGTGGCCCGCATCGCCGGATCGGTCGCGCTGGCGCATTTTCGCACCGACCTCGTGGCGGAGACCAAGGCCGACGGCTCGCCCGTCACCGTCGCCGACCGTGGCGCCGAGCGCGCGGCGCGCGATTGGATTACCCACCGCTTTCCCACCGACGGGATTGTTGGTGAGGAGTTGGGCGAGGAACGTCACTCCGCTGCACGGCACTGGATCGTCGATCCCATCGATGGTACGAAGTCGTTCATTCGCGGGGTCCCGCTGTGGGGAACGCTGATCGCCGTCTACGAAGGCACCACGGTGCTTGCCGGCGCGGCGTACTTTCCGGTCATCGACGAACTCGTCGCTGCCTCGCGCGGCGAGGGGGCTTGGTGGAACGGCGTCCGTTGCCGCGTTTCCTCCGTGAGCCTCCTCGCGGAAGCCACGGTGCTCACCACCGACGAACGGTTCTCGGAACATGTCGAGCGCCGTGCCCGGTGGCGCGCCCTCGCCGAGCACGCGGCGCTTGCGAGAAGTTGGGGCGACTGCTTCGGGTATCTCATGGTTGCCACCGGACGGGCCGAGGTCATGGTCGATCCCGTGCTCTCGCCATGGGACGCGGCGCCATTCATTCCGATCATCACCGAAGCCGGCGGAGTGTTTTCGGACTGGAACGGGAGCCCGACGAACTTTGGCGGAAGCGCAATCGCGACCAATCGCGAACTCGCGGTCACCGTCCGCACCGCGCTCGGATGCCCGGTGGACCACCTCCTGGAAGAGGGGCGATAG
- the hisF gene encoding imidazole glycerol phosphate synthase subunit HisF encodes MLTRRVIVCLDVRGDRVVKGVGFESLRDIGDPVLLAQQYERDGADEIVFLDISASREDRHTLLEVVCRTAERLFIPLTVGGGIRSVSDIGSALRSGADKVSINSAAVANPQLLADAADRFGAQCVVASIDARQEGSGWRVYTHGGSRATELDALEWAETCARCGAGEILLTSIDRDGSGAGYDLELTRRVAELVAVPVVASGGAGSAEHVVEALRDGGADAALVAGIVHDGRCTVAQIKARMSAAALPVRAIS; translated from the coding sequence GTGTTGACCCGTCGCGTCATCGTGTGTCTCGACGTTCGGGGCGATCGCGTCGTCAAGGGCGTCGGGTTCGAATCTCTGCGTGACATCGGCGATCCCGTGCTCCTGGCGCAACAGTATGAGCGCGACGGTGCGGACGAGATTGTCTTTCTCGACATCTCGGCGAGCCGTGAAGATCGGCACACCCTCCTCGAGGTCGTCTGCCGCACCGCCGAACGTCTGTTCATTCCGCTCACCGTGGGCGGCGGGATCCGTTCCGTGAGCGATATCGGTAGCGCCCTGCGCTCGGGCGCCGACAAGGTGAGCATCAACAGTGCCGCGGTGGCGAATCCCCAACTGCTCGCCGACGCGGCCGATCGCTTTGGCGCGCAGTGTGTGGTCGCGAGCATCGACGCTCGTCAGGAAGGTTCCGGGTGGCGCGTGTACACGCACGGGGGCTCGCGCGCTACGGAACTGGACGCACTGGAGTGGGCCGAGACCTGCGCCCGCTGCGGAGCAGGGGAGATTCTCCTCACGAGCATCGACCGCGACGGTTCCGGCGCGGGATACGACCTCGAGCTCACGCGCCGCGTGGCGGAGCTGGTTGCGGTTCCCGTGGTCGCGTCCGGCGGTGCCGGATCGGCCGAACACGTGGTCGAAGCGCTTCGAGACGGCGGCGCCGACGCGGCGTTGGTCGCCGGGATCGTGCACGACGGCCGCTGCACCGTCGCACAGATCAAGGCGCGCATGTCGGCAGCGGCGCTTCCGGTGAGGGCCATTTCGTGA
- a CDS encoding imidazoleglycerol-phosphate dehydratase translates to MTTIRRKTNETEVEVQIGGPAGSIATGVPFLDHMLHTLARYSGLPLSVQARGDLLHHLVEDVAIALGTAVAGYTPTAAARYGERTIPMDDALVQCVIDLGGRPYYRGPLPSALYEHWMRSFSDNARSTLHIRVLRGSDRHHIVEAAFKALGLALRDALREAGHQGVFSTKGAVLTQEESE, encoded by the coding sequence ATGACGACCATACGCCGCAAGACCAACGAGACGGAAGTTGAGGTGCAGATCGGCGGCCCCGCTGGCAGCATCGCCACCGGGGTGCCGTTCCTCGACCACATGCTCCACACGCTAGCGCGGTACTCGGGCCTGCCGCTGTCCGTTCAGGCCCGCGGCGATCTGTTGCACCACCTGGTCGAGGACGTGGCGATTGCCCTTGGCACGGCCGTTGCCGGCTACACCCCGACTGCCGCCGCCCGGTACGGCGAGCGCACCATTCCGATGGACGACGCCCTCGTGCAATGTGTGATCGACCTCGGCGGGCGCCCATATTACCGCGGCCCACTGCCCAGCGCGTTGTATGAGCACTGGATGCGCTCGTTCAGCGACAACGCCCGCAGCACGTTGCACATCAGGGTGCTCCGGGGCAGCGACCGGCACCACATCGTGGAGGCCGCCTTCAAAGCACTGGGCCTCGCGCTCCGCGACGCACTCCGCGAAGCCGGCCACCAGGGGGTGTTCAGCACCAAAGGCGCGGTCCTCACCCAGGAGGAGTCCGAATGA
- the hisA gene encoding 1-(5-phosphoribosyl)-5-[(5-phosphoribosylamino)methylideneamino]imidazole-4-carboxamide isomerase, whose product MIAIPAIDLREGACVQLVGGSYTNERVRLSDPVAVARRWSECGFHRLHVVDLDAATDVGDNTSVIGAILDETDAEVQVGGGVRHRSRIEDLLAAGAHRVILGTRAIENFDWLADVAISHPGIVVVAADVRDRRIVTHGWTRSHPMDVFDVLAEFVHLPLAGVLVTAVHREGQMAGPDLSLMEDLVEATDVPIIASGGVGSRDDLFALEHRGVAAVVIGMALYTGAIDPYAVAQEFAE is encoded by the coding sequence ATGATCGCCATTCCCGCGATCGACCTTCGCGAAGGGGCCTGTGTCCAGCTCGTCGGCGGATCCTATACCAACGAGCGCGTGCGCTTGAGCGATCCGGTGGCGGTCGCGCGCCGGTGGTCGGAGTGCGGATTCCACCGATTGCACGTGGTTGATCTCGACGCCGCCACGGACGTGGGCGATAACACGTCGGTGATCGGAGCGATTCTCGATGAGACCGACGCCGAGGTGCAGGTGGGCGGCGGCGTACGGCACCGCAGCCGCATCGAGGATCTTCTCGCCGCCGGGGCGCACCGCGTCATTCTCGGCACGCGGGCCATCGAGAACTTCGATTGGCTGGCCGACGTCGCGATCTCCCATCCGGGGATCGTGGTCGTAGCGGCCGACGTGCGCGACCGCCGCATCGTCACGCACGGCTGGACCCGGTCCCACCCGATGGACGTATTCGATGTCCTCGCCGAGTTCGTGCACCTGCCTCTTGCCGGTGTGCTCGTGACGGCCGTGCACCGCGAAGGACAGATGGCCGGTCCCGATCTCTCGCTGATGGAGGATCTCGTGGAGGCAACCGACGTGCCGATCATCGCTTCTGGAGGCGTTGGAAGCCGCGACGATCTGTTCGCACTCGAACACCGGGGAGTCGCCGCCGTGGTCATCGGCATGGCGCTCTATACCGGTGCGATCGACCCTTATGCCGTGGCTCAGGAGTTTGCCGAATGA
- the hisH gene encoding imidazole glycerol phosphate synthase subunit HisH → MRVTVFDYGAGNLHSLVKALEGPARTIHVESDPVAVVQTDVLVLPGVGAFASAAARLAPGLTSMRDALNAGLPCIGICLGMQLLFDQSAEGPGFGLGIIAGGVRRLSAGRVPQIGWNSIEASTDPLLGPQALHTAYYANSYVCAPEDPGSVVAWTTHERDRFPAAVRTHRVLGVQFHPEKSSAPGIRMLHDFLEATRA, encoded by the coding sequence GTGCGTGTGACCGTGTTTGATTATGGAGCCGGCAATCTTCACTCGCTCGTGAAGGCGCTCGAAGGACCGGCGAGGACAATTCATGTCGAGTCCGATCCGGTGGCCGTCGTCCAGACCGACGTTCTCGTGCTGCCGGGAGTTGGCGCTTTTGCCAGTGCTGCCGCGCGTCTCGCTCCAGGACTGACCTCCATGCGCGACGCGCTCAATGCCGGACTTCCATGCATCGGGATTTGCCTGGGCATGCAACTCCTCTTCGACCAGAGCGCGGAGGGACCGGGCTTCGGCCTGGGCATCATTGCTGGAGGCGTCCGACGGTTGTCCGCCGGTCGGGTGCCGCAGATCGGGTGGAATAGCATCGAAGCGTCCACGGACCCGCTGCTGGGCCCGCAGGCGCTCCACACCGCGTATTACGCCAACAGTTACGTCTGCGCCCCCGAGGACCCGGGGTCTGTGGTCGCGTGGACAACGCATGAACGAGATCGCTTTCCCGCTGCCGTTCGGACGCATCGCGTATTGGGCGTCCAATTTCACCCGGAAAAGAGCTCGGCCCCTGGTATCCGGATGCTCCACGACTTTCTGGAGGCGACCCGCGCATGA
- a CDS encoding histidinol-phosphate transaminase yields MPSPVRKTLAGLRPYTATDAANAVDLSDNTNLWGTPPLALAAIGNLQAAALSRYPTTPPTALNEALGRYAGVSPDMIVTGCGSDDLIDCAMRAFAEPGDMIAMAVPTFSMVPVFATINGLRVHMVPLSPTFDVDVDALLAPRPAIVYLCSPNNPTGTALPLSTIARVVREAPGVVLLDEAYGEFTAAPGFSLVKEHDHVVITRTLSKAFGLAGLRIGYAVLASALAQALATVRGPYKLNVAAEAAALAAVTGDVAWVRDRAAEAATNRDRLGVVLRSAGLAPLPSESNFVCVPCRAAADVAQRLLRRGFAVRVLTGLPRITDSLAASQGAALRITVGPWPLMERFAAAFQEECATCV; encoded by the coding sequence ATGCCGAGTCCTGTGCGCAAGACGCTGGCGGGCCTTCGTCCATACACCGCGACCGACGCCGCGAATGCGGTGGACCTGAGCGACAACACCAATCTCTGGGGCACGCCCCCGCTCGCGCTTGCCGCGATCGGGAACTTGCAGGCGGCGGCATTGTCGCGATACCCAACCACGCCGCCCACCGCATTGAACGAGGCGCTGGGCCGCTACGCGGGCGTGAGCCCAGACATGATCGTGACCGGATGCGGTTCCGATGACCTCATCGACTGTGCGATGCGCGCGTTTGCCGAACCGGGCGACATGATCGCCATGGCGGTCCCGACGTTCTCGATGGTCCCGGTCTTCGCCACGATCAATGGACTTCGGGTGCACATGGTTCCGCTGTCGCCCACATTTGATGTGGACGTCGACGCCCTGCTCGCACCGCGCCCCGCTATCGTCTACCTCTGCTCGCCGAACAATCCCACCGGGACGGCGCTCCCGCTCTCCACCATCGCGCGCGTGGTGCGTGAAGCCCCGGGAGTCGTGCTCCTCGACGAGGCCTACGGCGAGTTCACCGCCGCGCCGGGCTTCTCGCTCGTAAAGGAGCACGACCACGTCGTCATCACGCGCACCCTGTCCAAGGCGTTCGGCCTCGCGGGGCTTCGCATCGGATATGCCGTCCTCGCATCCGCCCTCGCCCAGGCGCTCGCCACGGTGCGCGGCCCGTACAAGCTGAACGTTGCGGCCGAAGCGGCGGCTCTCGCGGCGGTGACCGGAGACGTGGCGTGGGTTCGCGATCGTGCCGCGGAAGCCGCCACGAACCGTGATCGGCTCGGTGTCGTGCTGCGGTCAGCGGGACTCGCGCCGCTTCCGTCGGAATCCAACTTCGTGTGTGTGCCCTGTCGCGCGGCGGCCGACGTCGCGCAGCGCCTTCTGCGCCGTGGCTTTGCCGTTCGTGTGCTCACCGGTCTTCCGCGGATCACGGATTCCCTCGCCGCATCACAGGGCGCGGCACTGCGGATCACTGTGGGGCCGTGGCCGTTGATGGAGCGGTTCGCCGCGGCCTTCCAGGAGGAGTGCGCCACGTGCGTGTGA